The Acidobacteriota bacterium DNA segment CAACCTGTCGTATCGTCTGGGCCGCTCGGTGCGATTCGACCCGCGCACCGAACGGATCGTGGGCGATCCGGAAGCCGCACGACTGGCGCGTCCCGAGTACCGCGCGCCGTGGACGTTCCCGGCGCAGTATCTGTAAGCCGATGTCGACCGTTTCGAGTCAGGCGCCCCGATTCGGCGTCCTGGTGCACGGCGCGGGCTGGGTCGCCGGCCAGCACCTGGCGGCGTGTGCCGCCCATGCCCTCACGCGCGTGGTCGCGGTGTCGAGCCGTACCGTCGACAGCGCGCGGCAGCGGGTCGCGGCGGCCGGCCTCGACGATGTGCCCTGCTATGCCGACCTGTCCCGCGCGCTGGCGCATCCCGGCGTGGACATCGTCTGTATCTGCACGCCGCAGCATCTGCACGCCGAGAACGTCGTGGCGGCTGCCCGTGCCGGCAAGCATCTCGTCATCGAGAAGCCGGTGGCCAACAGTCTCGCCGACATGCGCCGGATGCAGCGGGCCGTGCGCGACGCCGGAGTGCGAACGGTGGTCAGCTTCGTGCTGCGATGGAACCCGCTCTTCCGCGAGATGAAGCGACGCATGCACGCGGGGGTGATAGGGCGGCCGTACTACGTCGAAGCCGACTACCTCAGTCACAACGGCAGCTGGTGGTCCGGGTGGGACGACGCGCGCACAGTGGAGGGCGGCGTCAGCGCCATGCTCGTCGGCGGCTGTCATGCCGTGGACGCTCTCAGGTGGTTCGCGTCCGACGGCGAGTTCACTGCCGCAAGGCCTGTCGAGGTGTTCGCGGTGCGTGGCGGGTATCGGAAGGGCACGACGCGCGAGTACAGCCCCGTGACGCACACATGGTCGGACGATGCGCCGTCGATGGAGTACGACGGACTCGAAGTGGCGCTGGTGACGTTCGACAACGGCGTCGTCGGCAAGATCAGCGTGAACGCCGACTGCATCATGCCGTATCGGTTCCCTGTTCGCGTGTTCGGCGACCGCGGCACGTTCCTCGACAATCGCGTGTGGTCGCCCGGCACGCCCCCTGCGCCCGGGTGGGAGCCCCTCTCAGGTACTCCCCCCGACTCGAGCGACGTGAGCCATCATCCGTTTCGGGCACAACTCGATCACTTCGTCGAGTGCCTCACGCAGGGCGTCGACTCCCACTGCAACCTCGACGATGCCGCACTGACGCACGAAGTCGTGTTCGCGGCGCAGGCGTGTTACCGCGATGCGCAACCGGTGCGTCTGGCCTCGCTGAGGTG contains these protein-coding regions:
- a CDS encoding Gfo/Idh/MocA family oxidoreductase; protein product: MSTVSSQAPRFGVLVHGAGWVAGQHLAACAAHALTRVVAVSSRTVDSARQRVAAAGLDDVPCYADLSRALAHPGVDIVCICTPQHLHAENVVAAARAGKHLVIEKPVANSLADMRRMQRAVRDAGVRTVVSFVLRWNPLFREMKRRMHAGVIGRPYYVEADYLSHNGSWWSGWDDARTVEGGVSAMLVGGCHAVDALRWFASDGEFTAARPVEVFAVRGGYRKGTTREYSPVTHTWSDDAPSMEYDGLEVALVTFDNGVVGKISVNADCIMPYRFPVRVFGDRGTFLDNRVWSPGTPPAPGWEPLSGTPPDSSDVSHHPFRAQLDHFVECLTQGVDSHCNLDDAALTHEVVFAAQACYRDAQPVRLASLR